ACAGGAGTGGCGAAAGGCAGTAATAGAGATGCAGTCATTATCAGAAATACGTTACAGAAGGAGGAAGAGATGAAGAGGAAATTGATCACGCTGACTGTAGTGCTCATGACGGTAATTACAGTGAGCTCAAGATCATGGGGGGCGGCAGAGGAGCCTGCTGCGGAAGCGCCCAAGGCCGAGGCGCCAAAGGCCATAGGCAGTATGCTTGACGACATTAAGAAATGGCTCGGACTGAGCATCTATCTTCAGGGCGGCTACAACTACAATTTCGAGAACCCCGACTCACAGGAAAATGGCCTGAGGATCTTCGACCATAAAGCGAACAGCTTTACCCTCGACCTTGCCCAGATAGTCTTTACAAAAGATGCCCCAGTCGGCGGTATTGGTTACAGGCTCAAGGTATCGGCAGGCGAGACTGCAAAGTTCATACACGCAGCGGGACTTGGCGATCAGAGCCAACCCTTTGATCTGACCGAGGCATATATCAATTATGTGGCGCCTATCGGAAAGGGCCTGAAGTTTCAGTTCGGCAAGTTCGCCACCATGGCCGGCGCCGAGGTGATCGAGGCGAAGGACAATATGAACTACTCGCGAGGCCTGCTCTTCAACTATGCGATCCCTTTCACCCATACCGGTGTCATGATCGGCTATCCTTTCAGCGACCAGGTGGGCGTTAATTTCTATGTCGTCAACGGCTGGGACGACTTTAATGACGAGGGCAACTCCAAGACCCTGGCGTTGAGCACAACGGTCACGCCGAACGATCAGATCTCTCTCGTGTTGAATCTCCTCAACGGACGGGAGATTGTGACGTCCGGCGGTAGCTGCACCTCCTCGATCTGCTCCAACAGGTTCCTTGCGGACTTTGTCGGGACGTTCAAACCGATGAAGAACCTCACGGTTGTGGTGAACCCCGACTGGGCGACGCAGAGCAACGCAGCCCCTGACGGCGGAGATGCAAAGTGGTACGGTATCGCCGGCTACGTAAAGTATGATTTCATTGATTTTTTCAGCGCCTCGCTCAGGGGGGAGTATTTCAAGGACTCTCAGGGTATCAGAACGGGGACGCCGCAGACCGCAAAGGAAATCACCCTTACGCCTGAGTTCAGAATAGCAAAAGACCTTATTGTAAGGCCGGAATACCGGCATGACTGGTCCGACAAGGAGGTCTTCGACTCCAGCCACAGCACCAAGGACAAGAAGAGCCAGGACACCATCGCCCTCGGCGTAATGTACACCTGGTAGGAAAGAACTGAAGAGAGGTTTACCATGAAACGATTCGTCAGCAGTAGCGTAGTAGTAATTATGATGACTTTGTTCTGCTCGGGACTTTTGTTCGCGGCAGACCAGGTGCAGCCTAACCCTCCGACGGCTGAGCAGGCAGCGCCTCCTGCTCAGCCCGCACCTGCAGCCGCACCTGCCCCTCTGAAGATCGACACCGGCGACACGGCATGGATGATCGTCGCAACGGCGCTCGTCATGCTCATGTCGATTCCGGGTCTGGCCCTTTTCTATGGCGGGCTCGCAAAACGGAAGGATTCGCTGAACACTATGGCGATGACCTTTGTCACTTTCTGTATTGTGAGTCTCCTCTGGGTCCTTTACGGGTACACGCTGTCCTTCGGCACCGATATTGGGGGGATCATCGGGAGCCCTGAAAAGCTCCTCCTCAGGGGAATCGGTCCCAACAGCATCTCGGACCTCGCAAAGACGATCCCCGAGTACATCTATGTCGTCTACCAACTTACCTTCGCTGCGATCACCGTTGCCCTTGCGAGCGGTGCGTATATCGAAAGGATGAAGTTCTCGGCATGGGTTCTCTTTTCGGTTCTCTGGATGACCATCGTATATCTCCCGATCGCACATTGGGTGTGGGGCAACGGCTTCCTCGCGAAGCGCGGCGCGTTGGACTTTGCCGGAGGAACCGTGGTCCATATCAATGCGGGTATTGCCGCCCTCGTCGGCGCATTGATCCTCGGCAAGAGGCGTGAAAAGGCCCTTCTGCCGGGCAACCTTACCCTCGTCGTAACCGGGGCGGGTCTTCTCTGGTTCGGGTGGTTCGGGTTCAATGCAGGATCTGCTGTCGCAGCAAGCGGTCTTGCAGGGGCCGCGTTTCTCAATACCAACACGGCCACGGCTGTTGCGGCCCTCTCATGGATGGTTGTGGAATGGATGCACTCGAAGAAGCCCACGGTCCTTGGTCTTGCATCAGGCGCAGTCGGAGGCCTTGTCGCCATTACGCCTGCTGCCGGATTCGTAAACATCACCGGCGCCGTCATCATTGGCGTAGCAGCCGGCGTCATCCCTTTCTTTGCTGTTGCGGCCCTGAAGCCCAAGCTCGGGTATGATGACACCCTCGATGCCTTTGGCATTCACGGTGTCGGCGGCACAGTCGGCGCGCTCCTTACCGGCGTATTCGCAGATCCTGCCATCAATGACGCGGGAAAGGGGCTCCTCTTCGGCAATCCAGGACAGCTCCTGACACAGTTGATCGCCGTGGGCGTGACTGTGGTCTACAGCGGCGTCATGACCTTTGTGATTTTTATGGTCATCAAGGCCTTTATCGGGCTGAGAGTCGACGCAGAGGATGAGATCATCGGGCTCGACGAAAGCCAGCACGGCGAAAGGGCATACAACCTGTAAGAACTGAATTGCAAAGGGATGGGTGAGTTCTCTCAAAGGAGGAATGATGAAGAAGATAGAAGCGATAATTAAGCCCTTCAAACTCGATGAGGTCAAGGATGCCCTGAACGAGATCGGCGTTCAGGGGATGACCGTCACGGAGGTGAAGGGGTTTGGCCGGCAGAAGGGACATGTCGAACTCTACCGCGGAGCTGAATATGACATAGCCTTTATACCAAAGGTGAAAGTCGAGATCGTTGTTGCCGATTCAATGGCTGAGAAGGTGGTTTCGACCATCGAGGCAAAGGCAAAGACCGGAAAGATCGGAGATGGCAAAATATTCGTGTTCTCCCTCGAAGAGATCGTCAGAATACGGACGGGCGAGAGAGGCGACGAAGCGATCTGAACTGAGGCGGGAAGGGGATCGGGAGCTGCGACCCCCTTCCCTACAAAAATGTTTGTTCTACAAAAATGTAGCTTAGGAACTATTCTCTTGTTTTTCAAGGAGAAATGGCTCACCACACGGAGAAAATACCACAAAATTGTAGGATTTGACTGTCCTGTTCTTGGAGGTTCCTTGTAAAATCAAAGAGGTAACTTCGGCACGCTTTTCGCTTCTCTGCGCTGAATTCCTTTGAAAAGGAGCCTACATGAATAAGCTGATCATCAGACTATGTTCTGCATTGACCCTGCTTTTGATCCCCCTCAACAGCTATGCCCAGACACCGGGTAAGATAGACGCAGGGGATACGGCCTTTGTCCTTGTATCAGCCGCCCTTGTTATGCTCATGACCCCCGGTCTTGCCATGTTCTACGGCGGGATGGTCAGGCGGAAGAATGTCCTCGGCACTCTCATGCAGAGTTTTGTCGCTATCGCGGTCGTCAGCATACAGTGGATCCTTTTCGGCTACAGCCTTTCCTTCGGTCCTGATGTCCACGGAGTCACCGGCAGCCTGGCATGGATCGGGTTACAGGGCGTCGGTACGGACCCGAATCCCGATTATGCGGCCACGGTGCCTCATATCGCATTCATGATCTATCAGGCCATGTTTGCCGTCATAACGCCGGCCCTCATAGCCGGAGCCTTTGCAGAGAGAATGAAGTTCTCGGCCTTTCTCATTTTCACCGTGGTGTGGTCAACGGTCGTATATGATCCTGTTGCACACTGGGTGTGGGGGAATGGCGGATGGCTCAAGAATATGGGCGTCCTTGATTTTGCGGGGGGTATTGTGGTGCACATAACGTCCGGAATCTCGGCCCTGGCAGCTGCGATGGTGATTGGAAAGCGAAAGGGTTACCTCCACGAAGCTATAACCCCCCACAATTTACCTATGACCGTGATCGGCGCAGGGCTTCTCTGGTTCGGTTGGTTCGGGTTTAACGCAGGCAGCGCGCTTTCATCAGGAGCATTGAGTACCATGGCCTTTGTCGCGACCCATACATCAGCGGTCTCGGCAACGTTGATATGGGTGATCATCGAGTGGCTCCATAGGGGCAAGCCCACCATGTTCGGCGCCGCGACCGGTGCGATTGCAGGACTCGCAACGATAACGCCTGCTTCGGGTTTTGTCGGGCCCCTCTCTGCGTTGATCATAGGGTTGGCAGCCGGAGCCGTCTGTTACCTCGCGTTGAACATGAAGAACCGCCTGGGCTATGATGATTCCCTTGACGCCTTTGGAGTTCATGGAGTAGGAGGGATTACCGGGACCCTGGCAACGGGCCTCTTCGCGCAGAAGCTTATTAACCCTTCAGGTGCAGACGGGCTCTTTTTCGGTGATTACAGAATTATTGCTTATCAGGCCTTGGGAATACTCGTGACAATCATCTACTCCTTTGTCATCACAGCGGCAATCCTGAAGCTCCTTGACTGGACTGTAGGGTTGAGGGTGAGCCTTGAAGATGAGGTGGAAGGCCTGGACCTCAGTCAGCACGGGGAGAGCGGCTATACGTTATAGGTCTGCACTTCGAGATTTCGTGGAGCCAATGTCTGATAGACTGTCCAGGTGCGTGGTCTCCCTGAATCAACCGTATGCCTCGTTATGGCATATGGTATAATGAACAAATTACAGAGTAAGGGAGACTTGATATGAAAAGGTTCTCGATGACAGCAGCAGTTTTCCTCGCGGTGTTTCTCTTGAACGGGCAGCATCTTTATGCCGGACCGCAGGAGCCGGCGCCGATATCCGGCAAGGTGGTCGAAACAATGGACAGCGGCGGGTACACCTATGTATGTCTTGAGGAGCACGGAAAGAAGACCTGGGTCGCCGTTCCCCAGATGAAGGTCGTCAAAGGGAAGAGGATGTCCTTTGAGCCGGGCAACGAAATG
Above is a genomic segment from Thermodesulfovibrionales bacterium containing:
- a CDS encoding porin encodes the protein MKRKLITLTVVLMTVITVSSRSWGAAEEPAAEAPKAEAPKAIGSMLDDIKKWLGLSIYLQGGYNYNFENPDSQENGLRIFDHKANSFTLDLAQIVFTKDAPVGGIGYRLKVSAGETAKFIHAAGLGDQSQPFDLTEAYINYVAPIGKGLKFQFGKFATMAGAEVIEAKDNMNYSRGLLFNYAIPFTHTGVMIGYPFSDQVGVNFYVVNGWDDFNDEGNSKTLALSTTVTPNDQISLVLNLLNGREIVTSGGSCTSSICSNRFLADFVGTFKPMKNLTVVVNPDWATQSNAAPDGGDAKWYGIAGYVKYDFIDFFSASLRGEYFKDSQGIRTGTPQTAKEITLTPEFRIAKDLIVRPEYRHDWSDKEVFDSSHSTKDKKSQDTIALGVMYTW
- a CDS encoding ammonium transporter; the protein is MNKLIIRLCSALTLLLIPLNSYAQTPGKIDAGDTAFVLVSAALVMLMTPGLAMFYGGMVRRKNVLGTLMQSFVAIAVVSIQWILFGYSLSFGPDVHGVTGSLAWIGLQGVGTDPNPDYAATVPHIAFMIYQAMFAVITPALIAGAFAERMKFSAFLIFTVVWSTVVYDPVAHWVWGNGGWLKNMGVLDFAGGIVVHITSGISALAAAMVIGKRKGYLHEAITPHNLPMTVIGAGLLWFGWFGFNAGSALSSGALSTMAFVATHTSAVSATLIWVIIEWLHRGKPTMFGAATGAIAGLATITPASGFVGPLSALIIGLAAGAVCYLALNMKNRLGYDDSLDAFGVHGVGGITGTLATGLFAQKLINPSGADGLFFGDYRIIAYQALGILVTIIYSFVITAAILKLLDWTVGLRVSLEDEVEGLDLSQHGESGYTL
- a CDS encoding ammonium transporter, producing MKRFVSSSVVVIMMTLFCSGLLFAADQVQPNPPTAEQAAPPAQPAPAAAPAPLKIDTGDTAWMIVATALVMLMSIPGLALFYGGLAKRKDSLNTMAMTFVTFCIVSLLWVLYGYTLSFGTDIGGIIGSPEKLLLRGIGPNSISDLAKTIPEYIYVVYQLTFAAITVALASGAYIERMKFSAWVLFSVLWMTIVYLPIAHWVWGNGFLAKRGALDFAGGTVVHINAGIAALVGALILGKRREKALLPGNLTLVVTGAGLLWFGWFGFNAGSAVAASGLAGAAFLNTNTATAVAALSWMVVEWMHSKKPTVLGLASGAVGGLVAITPAAGFVNITGAVIIGVAAGVIPFFAVAALKPKLGYDDTLDAFGIHGVGGTVGALLTGVFADPAINDAGKGLLFGNPGQLLTQLIAVGVTVVYSGVMTFVIFMVIKAFIGLRVDAEDEIIGLDESQHGERAYNL
- a CDS encoding P-II family nitrogen regulator gives rise to the protein MMKKIEAIIKPFKLDEVKDALNEIGVQGMTVTEVKGFGRQKGHVELYRGAEYDIAFIPKVKVEIVVADSMAEKVVSTIEAKAKTGKIGDGKIFVFSLEEIVRIRTGERGDEAI